A region of the Salvia splendens isolate huo1 chromosome 11, SspV2, whole genome shotgun sequence genome:
tctccagggtgcatctctttgtcttccttggttccaacttccatcaggattccaacttcccatcgcgttcgcctgggcctggtaatcaccttcctgaggtccgtaatattgctggagttgattatctcctggacctaaCATCTTAGCCGTTTCCTTTAGTGCGGCTGTATTAGTCCtttcgatagcattcagcaaggctttctccagcctatcaatccttgcttcaactttgtcatcctccagctccctcaatgcattcgcagagcctcttctcacagcattcctcgtgctgtcatacgccttcttggcgtcgattaatcttcccaaaatctctcttgcctcgcttcctctcttccttgtaaaattccccccgctcgacctctatcatccgatgattcgggcaCGCGTCCAAcaatcccttgaaccttgaccagtattggctcaatgactcatcgtaatcctgcttgcattccactatctccttcttcagagcgttcgtcttgttggatggaaagaagtaatctaggaattccaatttaaagtccctccaggtgcggatagaatcagggggtaatctcaacaaccatgtatttgcctccccctttagagtgaaaggaatcgcgcgcaaacgatagtcctcctctgtcgcatcattaggcctcttttgaatgccacacaacttgctaaactcgttcaaaaactcgtacgggcattcactccttcgcccagaaaatgttggcaagacgcctaacacattcgttttgatctcaatagatttctgacgtgggttcatcactattgcatgcgctggctctccatcgagatgagccgttagtgaccctatttctggatctgggtctgcTACGTGcgccatctcaacttcctcttcctcccctgtttccgactctgtttctgattctggtggggactccggatcctttcgtcctgaagattcccaggattcgtcactcaaaaactcagtcgggaacggatctcccgtcgtgaaccctgatctggtagttacggtggaggctgtatccttgatcttccaaatGGACTGACCATGtttccaaccagacgagttactctggtagaagctcctgctcatgcactacaaagaaaacgaaaaaaaacagtaaattaaaattattcgtACCAACTACTCTAAgcactaacacaaagtacgccatccatccccggcaacggcgccatttgaaagcgTATGAGAGTAACAGAGAAAGGCTCTTTCGTACGTATGcacagaaattgatcaatgcaagcgctcggtcaagacaccatgcttcttaagtccactggagcacagggtccaggaactcaagagaacatacaGTGCTTCAGTCGTTGGGCACTCTCAACTcccctttcaaaaaataatataaatccctcaacccgaatactatgaattagtatagggaagtggggtcgatcccacagagatggactcgcaaagtagtgctcagaggctttggacaaacaaatggctgctgccacgcaaaagggttgagaattttaaactaactctagacctaggcaggtaatgtaaatgctagacctaggacatattaaacttgtaaattcagacttcaacagcaagaaacataaccacttcctagacagtgtaaacaactatctaatctagctaaacagaagataactgaaagtggggaccataattccaaaagtggcaagtacggaaaaaaACTGTagataacaaactctgacgctagctcgcagcgaaatgtatcctctcaaccgaattaaacttgcagatgaacaaaacagagcacaaagcgagattcgaacagaatatagaaatttggtcgtcggaaacttgccacaaaacggaaacacatcagatctgcgtacactagacggaatgaaagaaaaactcgtaaactaagcatgaaaatcagatcgaaactactcagattcacgtcagaatacttgatccactccggatccaagacatccgaatccaacaaccaacaaatccagcaaatccaactaaagttcttccacaatccaactccaacttcccagatctgaccattaacctataATAACTCagaaaacagctgcgaaacgcatccaactcagacaatttaaaacaccaaaatctcaataaacgaagcaatcaaactagaaatcaacacaatcaccataacggaaaatcaaacttgcatttaaaccagaaactatttggTGAAAACagagaaccgagcttcgaacaacgaagctcggcagagtaagtaaaatacggaaagcggaaaataaattgtttcttcgctcctaacaagagcggtgttacaccatatcggaagctaagatgaaacccgaacgtgtgaactgagatctcctcaaactaGTACCAAGTGTGTGTATGGAAaaatgaactaagcaacaggctgtggtgaggtctccaccgagaagatccctccagcttgcatgcttctgccttttatagatgcggacatagcccttgagtcttcgtagaaatccctattctacccttcaactctagagcttcctccgtcgagcaattctcttcataatcgttcactaaatcgccagttcctcgaccttgtgattttttggtcttctttcttggacctggcgaattcctttacacacctggcttaaaacgtgcgttagccccagtaaaatcacgaattaaatccctagacccatgcatgaaattagccttatcaatccTGCAAGAAAATACGCAACTCCAAATCCAAAGACTAGATATTTATTTACGTGTAATTTTTGCTCAAAGAATATAACATCAGGGGTTCGAAGGGTCAAGGAACACTTGGTCGGTGGTTTTAAAAATGTCACGGCATGCCCTAAATGTCCATCACATGTGAGAGATGAGATTATAGAGTTcatgaagaaaaaagaggatgctaaactggatcaagatcttcCGTCAGCATCACAAGGTAGGCAGGATTTTGAAGATTTAACCTTTGGAGATGACGAAGAGGATGATGTTGGTAATACAACAATTAAATCGAAGAAGCCGAGGACGAAAGGTGCTTTGGATGTATATTACGACCGCGTTCCAGCAAAAGGAGTCCAAGTACAAAAATTGAGCAAGGGAAAACAACAGACGATAAATGATGTTCAGGGAAAAGAGTTACGTGACAGGGCTTGCACTAAATTGGCTAAATGGTTTTATGAAGCCGGAATACCATTTAATGTTGCTAAGCACGAAAGCTTTAAGATTGCCATTGAATCTGTTGGACAATATGGTCCCGGTATGAAGCCACCGAGTTATCATGAACTGAGAGTGCCTTTGCTGAAGAAAGAAGTTGAGAGTGTGAGTGCTCTCGTAAAAGAGCATAGAGATGATTGGACAACTTATGGATGTTCAATTATATCTGATGGGTGGCGTGATTCTGTTTCTCATAAAGAAATTATCAACTTCTTAGTGAATTCGCCAAAAGGTTCAATTTTCATCAAGTCTGTCGATGTGTCTGACATTGTAAAAGATGCAAACGCTCTGGTAGCAATGTTCGAAGAGATGATTGATTATGTTGGAGAGAAGAATGTGATCCAAATCGTGATGGATAATGCCTCCAATTACAAGAAAGCTGGAATGACGCTGCAAGTAAGGATACCCTCACTGTTTTGGTCTCCATGTGCAGCACATTGCATCGATTTGATGCTTGAAGATATTGGTAAAATACCGCTTATCAATGGTGTGATCAAAAAGTCAATAGCTTTGACCGGTTATATTTACAGTAAGATGGGCGTGTTGAACATGATGAGAAGATATACGAATAAGAGAGAGTTACTTAGGCCGGCAGTCACTAGATTTGCTACTTCCTTCATCACTTTGAGGTCCATCCATAACCAGCGGCAGAATCTCAGAAAAATGTTCACCAGTGATGAATGGACTACTAGTCAGTGGTACAAAGAGGCATCCGGAAAACAGGCAACTACTACTGTGTTGAATGATGCTTATTGGAGACATATTGTCCATGCACTCAAATTGGGTTCTCCTCAAGTGTTGAGAATGGTTGATGCTGAGCGCAAGCCACAATTGTTACCTTTTTCTATCCTCGCCCTTATCTTTCAAGGGGCTTACTCCACTCTATCTTTAATATCAGTGGTTCGAATCCACTTCTAAGCGGGCGAAGGGTCTAAACCGCGATGGGTTATAATTATGAGGCTATGGATCGTTGTAAAGAGACCATTTCCAAGTCATTCAAAGGAAACGAAGACAAGTATAAGAGAGCATTTGATGTAATTGACTCTAGATGGAATGATCAATTGCACAAACCATTGCATGTTGTAGGTCATTACTTGAATCCGACAGTCTTTTATAAAGATATGAAAGGTATTTTGGCTTGTTCAGAGGTTATCGAAGGCTTGCACGAGTGTATTCTAAAACTGGTTCCCGACATAAATATGCAAGATCAGATCATGAAAAAGGAAACGGCTTTGTATCGGGACGTTGTTTCCTGTTTCGGAAATCCTTTAGCTATTCGACATAGAAATCAAATGGCACCAGGTAAATATTATCATATTTTCCATTAAACTATTTATTTGATTGATAAATGATATACTAAATATTTCTCTATCTTGTTTTCTTCAGCTGAATGGTGGAAACATTATGGATCTAAGGCACCAAATTTGCAAAACTTTGCAATTCGAGTCTTGAGCCTAACTTGTAGTGCTACTGGCTGTAAGAGGAATTGGAGTACTTTTCAACATGTAAGACTTGAAATTTGTGTTTATATTTGTGAGAAGATGACTATCATCTAAGTGAAGATGATATATAACTTTCTTTTGacattttcagacaatggtttcaattatttattttgtgttatacttatgacttatgaattgttttgatattttgatcatttctattttccactttatctctattcacatgaattacgtctacatttatattatttgatatattataaacattagagtaatatatttatttgatttaatattaaaaggcaaaaaaattagcctagattagtgggtctctcgacccagtcgactcgtcgacccgcgacccaaATTTTCACCTTATCGACCCGGTGCGACCCTCGACCCTAATAACACTGGCTCCAAGGCATTCCTTGATCTTATTACCATTTCTAGCTAGAGTCAAATCCTAGATTATGTACTTCTTAGATTTGCCCGGCTGTAACATATCTCCTTTGTAGATCATGAACAAAAAGCACTCTATtggaatttctattttccaacAATTGTAgtacttaaatttgaaattccTCGCACTTTAATTCCAATAGTCTTTtcgtccaatttttttttttgcacgaAAACTCGGGTTTTATAGATCCATTTTCCAAATTCGTAGCAATCTAATTAGAAGATGGGCAAAAAGTTCACAAATGGCCTGTGTTTAAAAAAGGGCCAGGTCTGTAAATTATTTGGGCTCAGCCAAGTTTCTGTTACCCTGTAGTGGGCTTCTTGGCCCATAGAAGTGGATAGAACTAGGCTGAATTTGGTGGGCTTCATGTAGGTGTTGTATTGTCTTATATATCTtaagatttttcatttttcagaaGAACTTTAAGGATAATTTATTTTGAGTACATATAAAGTCATGATTTTGATGATACAACTTTAATAGTCATTGGTCCAATGTAATGATCTCATGTTATTTTTGCAGATATAAACTCTTAAGAAATGAAGTAAATTTTGACCACTCCTCCGCAATTACTAACCTATGAATTAGTCTTCCGATTGCATGTCTCATTCCAATACAATATGCCTAaacaaaacaaatgaaaacacTTAAATTAAGACCTCAACACCTTTCAACCATCAAACTCTTCACAATGCTTCCCAGCTTTGTCCTCATTTCCATACTCTCCTCCATTTTGACTCATTCCCATAGCTAATGCATTGACTATCAAAAGAACTTGTTGCTTCAACTGAAGAACGAGTTGATCTTCAACTCTTCTCTCTCATCCAAACTATCACAATGGAATCAAACCGATGACTGCTGCAAATGGCAAGGCGTGGGTTGCGACGTTTCAGGCAACGTCGTAACCCTCCAGCTCAACAATGAGTCCATTTCCGGTGGAGTCAATGATTCATCGAGCCTCTTCAAACTCGAGCATCTCCATAAGCTCAACCTCGCTTACAATGACTTCATCCGCGCTCCCATCCCAAAAGGTATCCTCAATCTAACCAATTTGACACACTTGAATCTGTCATATTCTGACTTCGGCTCTATCGTTGAAAAGATTGGTTATTCATCGTATATGCCTAACATCATAAGGCTGAGCTTGTGCCGGTGTTCTCTGTTTGGCCCCCTGTTTAAGTCCTTCTGGCAACTCCGTTTCCTGTCTGTTCTTCGACTAGATCTGAATGATTTGTCAAGAGCAGTTCCGGACATGTTCGCCAGTTTTCTGAGTTTGAACACTTTGAGCCTTGTTGGTTGTGGTTTGGAAGGTTTCTTTCCTGAAGTGATATTTGGTATTCCAAGTTTGGAAAATCTTGATTTGTGCCATAATAAACTGCTTTGTGGAAGCATACCAACATTTAATAAGACAGGGTCTATTAAGTCTATGAGGCTGAGTTTCACTAATTTTTCGGGTATCATACCAAGTTCGATTAGCAATCTCAGGTCGTTGTCGGAGATAGACCTGTCCGATTGCCTTCTCACCGGTTCGCTTCCATCCAGCTTTGCTTCATTAACTGAGCTAACTTATGTAGACTTGTCTTACAACTTCTTCACAGGCTCACTATCTTCAACCCTTTTTCGAGGTTTTTCCAATCTTGTTTATTTGAACTTGGGTTTCAATTCATTCTTTGGTGGCATTCCTCCCTCTGTGTTTCGCCTTCCTTCATTGTTGGAACTTCGTCTTAGCAACAACCGGTTCACTGGACTAGTTGAGGAATTTCCCGTTGTAAACTTGTCTAACGTTGTTACTATAGATTTGAGTAGTAATCGATTGGAAGGGCGAATTCCAGACTCTTTCTTCCAACTTCAGAGCCTCGAGTATCTGGATCTTTCGAAAAACTTGTTCACTGATGTCAGAAGCCATAATTCAAGCAGCTATGGACTTTCCAAGCTTAAAGAGATGCACCTTGCCTCATGTGAATTGCATGATTTCCCTGAGTTTATAAAGTATTCGGATGTACTAGAATATTTGGATACCTGGTTGGATTTGGAGACCAGAACTCCGGTTCTTGAACCGTTCTGGTAATCTTCTGAAAGATTTGCAAAAGCCATACCATATGTCTGCTTCTCTTCAGTTCCTGGACTTGCACTCTAACAAGCTTCGAGGCGAGTTGCATTTCCCAATCCCACACGCATCCGAACTCTCCTCCTTGTCTCTTTCCAACAACAGTTTGATTGGATTAATTCCATCTTCCCTCTGCAATGCTACAAACCTCCAACTTCTTGACTTGTTTGTGAATCAGGTATACCCTCTTGCCTACTTGAAAACATTAGATTGTTGGATTTGGGGTGAAACAACATAACCGGTCGCATCCCTGATAACTTTTCTCGTGGTTGCAACCTTCAATATTTTGATGTTAGCAACAACACTCTGCATGGGGAAATCCCGAGGTCACTCGAAAGTTGCGAGTCGTTGCAGTTCTTAAATATCGGAAACAACATCATGAATGGTAGTTTCCCTTGCATGCAGCCGTTGAGCTTGCGTGTTCTTGTGTTGCATTCCAACAGATTCCATGGTGAAGTGACATGCCACGCGAGCTGGCCGGTCCTCCAAATTGTGGGCATATCCTGGAATATCTTCGATGGAAGTCTGGAATCGATAAACTTTTCTAGTTGGAGGGCGATGGTGGTCGGGAGTGAGCCACAACCCAAGTACGAAAATTCAGGCTATTACTCGTTCGGGAGCTTCAGCGTGACTCTAACCATGAAAGGGCTAAATGTGGAGTTTGTTTAAGATTTGGAAGGACTTCACTACCATTGATTTCTCTGGAAATAACTTCAAAGGAGAGATTCCAAATGCAATTGGTGATCTTATCTCGCATCGTCATCTCAACTTCTCCCACAGTGCTTTCAGTGGAAGCATCCCGAAGTCATTTGGGAAGTTCAGGAAGCTTGAATCACTCGACCTCTCTGAAAAGCAACTAACGGGGGTGATCCCGGTGGAACTTGCGGAACTCACGTTCTTTTCAGTCTTGAATCTGTCCTACTCCTACAATAAATTAGTTAGGGAGATCCCAAAAGGGCGTCAGTTACTGTTGGAAAATATGAGATACAAACTTGGCGGGGgaaaaattacacggaaaataaaggaaaattacacggaaaataacttgtggaaagtggtaagccgagtcgaatagtcctctttccgcaagaagAGATAGgtcccggtagtgctctcggtttggcgtatCGTCcctaaagataaaacggcttcgtctctgaagtagcagcactgctagcagcagagctccggcgaaagGGAGTAATGCGGGGctagagcttcgacgggaagactattcaaagagggagagagcgtgtatgcaagaatgcttgtgtatgttctgtgtagaatgcaatggatgcatgcctatttataggccaagtccacccgcatgggcattgatggagtcaacagccattatgtgtgccatgatggcttgattGTAACCGtcgggggttactgactggtgcactagccattggAGGCTGAaaagacacgacgcacctggacacactacacgacgggatacaccatggaccgtcggggtccatcggggaccttttgtctcccgttatgcgtcagGGCACGGTGCGCGGGTCGCGGGCAGGCGGCGCGCGTGCGCGcccgtgtgggctctgtcacccgtcttgttccacgataattattacacataataattcatcttattaaatacttcatcaaagaagtttatcatccccgatgtgagataattaacacttagttaattaatcccttagtttttccCATATCTCATTTTTTgactttattgtgaccaactttaatatattatttcacaCTCACTGGGAATCagatttgataaaattaatatactacggtcatctactcgtaACGTAGATCgtcgctattgcatttaatttcataaaattaaatgtctagtaacatttattattagtcaaagtcgtttGACCAACCACGATTCCGaaaatcccccacatgagtggaaattgccaaatgcatatatatgcagacacaagctcaaccctcaagaggtatgtaagcataaggataggtagtttttggctttgaaccatccatagtcaacaccatcggatacacaggcggactagttccgcgatgctttgaactattcctcgacggcgtgcaccgagacaatgatgttaacacttcaacacctcaacctcatccgttctcacgttttgtgtccatttcaggccttggacaccactttggattcataagtgtattgtttgaagcggcctcacttcacacttgcataggtgattcctcgttaagtatcttgccatactcggtctccttgagaacttcatctcaacgagatcctttagggatcattaaaatttatagacttaacctcaccactaggcaagtttttcaaCATTCTATtactctctagggaatagatgtagatgagttttcactcgaattctcacagcttagttttcccattgaaccaagttcttgggatctccagtcatcatggttgggttaccactatgacaattctttagtttgtggattttaaacccattccctctagcaatttattcatttgatcacgatttaaccatTTGGTTAGcagatccgctagattatccaatgacttcacgtagtcaattgtaatcacccatgttgtgatcaaatgtctcacggtattatgtcgtcgacggatgtgtcgagacttaccattgtacagGACACTGTTTTCCCTCCCAATAGTGTCTTGGCTATCACAttgaattaacactggaggcacaggctttgaccaacatggaatgtcttcaaggaagtttttaagtCATTCAGCTTCTTCCGCaactttatctaaagctatgaattcagattccatggtggatcgggctatacatgtctgtttcatggatttccacgagacagcaccacccccaatagtaaagacatatccacttgtcgaaagtgagtctttgttatcggatatccagtttgcatcgcagtacccttcaagtaccgggggtatctcgaaaagtgtagcccatgattttgagtatacttgagatacctcaaaactcttacaatagctttccaatgctctttgcttggattgctcgtataacggctcaacttgttcacggcgcaagcaatatcaggtcgagtgcaattattAAGATACATAATACATCCAATGACCCGttcataatcttcttgtgcaacgggctcacccctgttcttgctcaagtgaacattgagctctataggcgtTTTAGCCGGGATGCCATCATAAGCGTTGAACctctttaatactttctcaacataatgggattgtgttaaggtgattccttcagatgttcttagaattttcattccaagaattacatcagctagacccatatccttcatgtcgaagtttctctttaacatggctttcgtgtcgttaatcacttgggtgttactacccatgattaacatatcattaacatagagacacactataacgtatccattatcaatgttcttaatgtagacacatttgtcacattcgttgattttaaatccatttgataacatcacgttatcaaatttcaagtgtcgctgcaatggcgcttgtttcaatccatagagggatttaaccagtttgcatacctttttctcttgtccaggtactacaaaaccttccggttgttccatatagatttcatcttcaaggtcaccatttagaaacgcagacttaacatccatttgatgaatctcaagattgtgtacagcagcaatcgcgagaagcactcaAATTGATGTAATGCTCGTTACAAgtgagtaggtatcgaagaaatcgtacccttccttttgtttaaagcctttttGACTACCAGTCGAGTTTTATActtgtccactgttccatcggccttaactttcttttaaggacacatttgcatcctaaaggtttagcaccttcaggtagatcaaccaataCCCActtgtggtttagcaaaattgaatcaatttcgctttgaatagcttctttccaatgcaacccgtctgggcctgCAAAGgttacttttatcgatgttggttcttcatccaacataa
Encoded here:
- the LOC121754501 gene encoding uncharacterized protein LOC121754501; its protein translation is MKKKEDAKLDQDLPSASQGRQDFEDLTFGDDEEDDVGNTTIKSKKPRTKGALDVYYDRVPAKGVQVQKLSKGKQQTINDVQGKELRDRACTKLAKWFYEAGIPFNVAKHESFKIAIESVGQYGPGMKPPSYHELRVPLLKKEVESVSALVKEHRDDWTTYGCSIISDGWRDSVSHKEIINFLVNSPKGSIFIKSVDVSDIVKDANALVAMFEEMIDYVGEKNVIQIVMDNASNYKKAGMTLQVRIPSLFWSPCAAHCIDLMLEDIGKIPLINGVIKKSIALTGYIYSKMGVLNMMRRYTNKRELLRPAVTRFATSFITLRSIHNQRQNLRKMFTSDEWTTSQWYKEASGKQATTTVLNDAYWRHIVHALKLGSPQVLRMVDAERKPQLLPFSILALIFQGAYSTLSLISVVRIHF